One Pseudochaenichthys georgianus chromosome 7, fPseGeo1.2, whole genome shotgun sequence DNA segment encodes these proteins:
- the trappc6b gene encoding trafficking protein particle complex subunit 6b — MKQHLRGGTMADEVPFQFLHNEVIQYIYKSADSGDTEHGGDISTLENMGCRVGQGLVERLTKDTARFKDELDIMKFVCKDFWTCVFKKQIDNLRTNHQGIYVLQDNKFRLLSQLSAGKQYLEHAPKYLAFSCGLVRGALSNLGVKSIVTAEVSVMPACKFQIMIQKM, encoded by the exons ATGAAACAACACTTAAGAGGAGGAACAATGGCAGACGAAGTTCCTTTCCAGTTTCTACATAACGAAGTGATACAGTACATCTACAAGTCAGCTGACAGCGGGGACACG gaACATGGCGGGGACATCTCTACCCTGGAGAACATGGGCTGTAGAGTGGGCCAGGGGCTGgtggagag ATTAACCAAAGACACGGCACGGTTCAAAGATGAGCTCGACATCATGAAGTTTGTCTGTAAGGACTTCTGGACATGTGTGTTCAAGAAGCAAATTGACAACCTCCGAACCAATCACCAG GGCATCTATGTTCTCCAGGACAACAAGTTCCGATTGCTGAGTCAGCTGTCGGCAGGGAAACAGTATCTGGAACACGCCCCCAAG TATCTGGCCTTCAGCTGTGGACTGGTGAGAGGAGCACTGTCCAACCTTGGAGTGAAGAGCATCGTGACTGCTGAGGTGTCCGTCATGCCTGCAT GTAAATTCCAAATCATGATCCAGAAAATGTAG